In the Candidatus Deferrimicrobiaceae bacterium genome, GGGCCTGCCCGGAGTGCGACGGTCTGGGGACGACGATCTACTTCGACCCCGACCTGATCGTCCCCGACAGGACGAAAAGCATCCGGGAGGGGGGAATCGCCCCCTGGAGCAAGCGGACGACGGTCTTCTACTACCAGATGCTCGAGGCGCTGTCGGCCCACTACGGGTTCTCCCTGACGGAACCGTTCGGGAAGCTCCCGGCCCGGGCCCGGGAGGTCCTGCTCAACGGGTCGGGGGGGGAGACGATCCGCTTCTTCCTGGAGGACGGAACGCGCCGATTCTCCTTCGCCAAGCCGTTCGAGGGGGTGATCGCGAACCTGGAGCGGCGGTACCGGGAGACGGACTCGGAAGGGGTGCGGGAGGAGCTCGCCCGGTACATGAACAACCGGCCGTGCCGGGCGTGCGGGGGGGCGAGGCTCAAGAAAGAGGCGCTGTGCGTCACGGTGGGGGGCAAAGGGGTGGACGCGGTCACCCGCCTCTCCATCGGAGATTCCCTCGCGTTCTTCGAAGGCCTGTCCCTCCCGGAGCGGGAGGAGCAGATCGCGGCACGGATCGTAAAGGAGATCCGGTCGCGCCTTGCCTTCCTCGCGAACGTGGGGCTTGACTACCTCTCCCTCGACCGCGCCTCCTCCTCCCTGTCGGGCGGGGAGGGACAAAGGATCCGGCTGGCCACCCAGATCGGCTCGCAGCTGATGGGAGTCCTCTACATCCTCGACGAGCCGTCCATCGGCCTGCACCAGCGGGACAACCGGCGGCTGCTCGACACCCTGAAGCAGCTGCGCGACATGGGGAACACGGTCCTCGTGGTCGAGCACGACGAGGAGACGATCCGCCAGGCCGATTTCGTGATCGACATGGGCCCCGGCGCGGGGGAGCACGGCGGATACGTCGTCACGGCGGGAACGCCCGGGGAGATCCTTACGAGCGAGGCCTCCCTGACCGCGCTCTACCTGTCGGGGAAGCGGGAGATCCCCGTCCCCGCGACCCGGCGGCGCCCGAACGGGAATTTCCTGACGCTTCACGGGTGCACGGCGAACAACCTGAAGAACATCGACGTCACCTTCCCCTTAGGGGTCATCACCTGCGTCACCGGCGTCTCGGGCTCGGGGAAGTCGACGCTGGTGCTGGACACCCTCCACCGGGCGCTCGCCCAGAAGATCTACGGCTCCCGGGAGAGGCCCGGATCGTACGGAACGCTTACGGGCCTTGCCCTCGTCGACAAGGTGATCCACATCGACCAGTCGCCGATCGGCCGGACCCCCCGGTCGAACCCGGCGACCTACTCGGGCGCCTTCACCCCGATCCGCGACCTCTTCGCGATGCTCCCGGAGAGCAAGGCGCGGGGGTACCGGCC is a window encoding:
- the uvrA gene encoding excinuclease ABC subunit UvrA; the protein is MALDRILVRGAREHNLKNIDVEIPRDRLVVITGVSGSGKSSLAFDTIYAEGQRRYVESLSAYARQFLEQMEKPDVDSIEGLSPAISIEQKSVSKNPRSTVGTVTEIYDYLRLLYASVGVVHCPSCGREIRPQTVSQIVDAVMGLGEGEKAQILAPIVRGRKGEYRKELAKLARDGFSRVIVDGEAKTLDEEIVLDKKRKHDIEVVVDRIRVSEGSRGRLSDSVALSLSLADGLVRIVDGKGGGVIYSEKFACPDCNVSYPEVTPRLFSFNSPHGACPECDGLGTTIYFDPDLIVPDRTKSIREGGIAPWSKRTTVFYYQMLEALSAHYGFSLTEPFGKLPARAREVLLNGSGGETIRFFLEDGTRRFSFAKPFEGVIANLERRYRETDSEGVREELARYMNNRPCRACGGARLKKEALCVTVGGKGVDAVTRLSIGDSLAFFEGLSLPEREEQIAARIVKEIRSRLAFLANVGLDYLSLDRASSSLSGGEGQRIRLATQIGSQLMGVLYILDEPSIGLHQRDNRRLLDTLKQLRDMGNTVLVVEHDEETIRQADFVIDMGPGAGEHGGYVVTAGTPGEILTSEASLTALYLSGKREIPVPATRRRPNGNFLTLHGCTANNLKNIDVTFPLGVITCVTGVSGSGKSTLVLDTLHRALAQKIYGSRERPGSYGTLTGLALVDKVIHIDQSPIGRTPRSNPATYSGAFTPIRDLFAMLPESKARGYRPGRYSFNVKGGRCEACEGDGIIKIEMHFMPDVYVTCEVCRGKRYNRETLEIAYKGKTIADVLDMTVDQALSFFESIPAIRQKLATLSRVGLGYIRLGQPATTLSGGEAQRVKLAKELSKRATGRTVYLLDEPTTGLHFDDIRKLLSVLQMFAESGNTVIIIEHNL